The genome window GGTGCCGACGTAGCTGTTGAGCACCTTCTCATCGACGGCGATGCCCTTCGGTTGAGGCCGAGGGACGTAGCTCTCTCCGCGCAACAGCTTGAGGGCTGCGTACACGATCTCCGATTGCGCGGGCGGGGTCGCATCGGGGAGGTAGTCGGAATTGGTCATGTAATAGAGGCCGACGCGGGCGTCGAGGTCGCCGATCAGGAACGCGCGTTGGCCGCCGATGGCGCCGCCATGGTGGATCAGCGTGTGGCCGGTGGCGCTGTCATGAACCATCCAGAAGCCGAACCCATAGTCGCCACCAAAGCGCGGCGTGTGCATCTCGCGCACTGACTCCTCCGACAGGATCCGCTTGCCGTGGAAGACGCCGCCGTTGAGTTGCGCAGCGAGATAGCGGGCCATGTCTTCAGCCGTCAGGTATACGTCGCCGGCCGGATAGACGTCGAAGTGCACCTGAACCTCCGGCTCGGGCTTGCCAAACGAACCCCCAGCCTTGTACGGAAGCGCCATCCTCTCGACCATCTCGGGCGAGGGATAGACCGGATGTGGCGTCGTCACGCCGAGCGGCTTCAGCACGTTGTCGACCATGTACTTCTCGTACTCGACTCCCGAGATCTTCTGCACCAGAAGGCCGGCCGTCCCGTAGGCGAAGTTGTTGTATTCCCACTTTGTCTCGGGCGGACGAACTGAGGTGAGCTTGGAAGTCAGCTCATCGAGAGTTGCCGGCAGCTTCCGACCCCAGATCGGTTGGGTCTCGGCGCCGCTCGTGAGCCCGGACCAGTGGGACAGGATGTGCGTGAAGGTCACCGGTTTGTCGGCCTGATCGTGCACCTGGCTCTCGCCCAGGTACCGGTTGATCGGATCGTCGAGCCGGAGCTTGCCCTGCTCGGCGAGCTGCATGATCGCGGTTGCGGTGACCGACTTGAACGACGAGCCGGTGCTGTAGAGCGTCTCGGTGGTGGCGGGCGTGCGGGTGCGCATGTTGGTATACCCAAACGCCGCCTTCCAGACGATCGAGTCGCCGCGAACCAGCGCGATCGACATCGACGGAACGCCATTGTCTGCGAGAGTCTTCTCGATCACGCCGGTCAGCACCTTTTTCGTCTTCTCGAGATCGAATCGTCCGCTCTGCGCGATCGCCGCGGATAGGGGCAGCACGAGCAGCACCATCATGCCGAGCTGGCGAACGTATCGACGCGTCATTGTTGTTCCGTGGGAAGGGCGGGGCTGAGTTGGGGCCGGGCCAAACTACGGCGCGTCGCGGGCACCGACAAGCCGTGCGGGAGGAAGAGCGCGCGAGGAAGAGCGCGCGAGGAAGAGCGCTCGGGGAAGAGCGCGCGGGGAAGAG of Gemmatimonadaceae bacterium contains these proteins:
- a CDS encoding serine hydrolase; translation: MTRRYVRQLGMMVLLVLPLSAAIAQSGRFDLEKTKKVLTGVIEKTLADNGVPSMSIALVRGDSIVWKAAFGYTNMRTRTPATTETLYSTGSSFKSVTATAIMQLAEQGKLRLDDPINRYLGESQVHDQADKPVTFTHILSHWSGLTSGAETQPIWGRKLPATLDELTSKLTSVRPPETKWEYNNFAYGTAGLLVQKISGVEYEKYMVDNVLKPLGVTTPHPVYPSPEMVERMALPYKAGGSFGKPEPEVQVHFDVYPAGDVYLTAEDMARYLAAQLNGGVFHGKRILSEESVREMHTPRFGGDYGFGFWMVHDSATGHTLIHHGGAIGGQRAFLIGDLDARVGLYYMTNSDYLPDATPPAQSEIVYAALKLLRGESYVPRPQPKGIAVDEKVLNSYVGTYELGRASLVVGRVGKALTLQQNGQSAINELLAETPTRFLLRGSNYKITFEGDSGSIDRLVLDAGSQRLTATRRK